The following is a genomic window from Solanum stenotomum isolate F172 chromosome 4, ASM1918654v1, whole genome shotgun sequence.
CAAACTACAaacctataatttttaatggCCACACTAAAAACAGAAACATAAACATGACTAGAAGACCACATACGTTGACAAATAGAGTTGGTGGATAGGGGAAAATGATAAATTCCTCTActcattttcttccatattagGTGGAAGCAGTAATTCCTTGGAGTTCTTCAAATCCATCATATTATCTTCATTCATGTTCACCTCCTCTTTACCATCACCTCTATTCTTTTCTGCCGCATCAGCCATTTTGTTTTTGCTCCTGATTTCAAGTGTAGGCATAGTTGGGATTATTGGAGAAGCTACAGCTCTTGAACGCTTAGCACACTTGGAAGAGGACGATGATGCATTCAACATTGATGCTTTGGGCACAATATTTATGCCTTTTGGAAGCTTGAATTTTGAACTAGTGTTGCAACCAACAAGATTTCTACGGTTCATGGGTAGATTATGGTTGTGTTCACCAGAATAGGACACCAAGAAAAGGTTCTCACCCTTTGGGcttttctcaattattttttttgcttcgCAGAATTTTGATGTACTACACTTATAGTAATTCCTGTTATGTCATATACACAAAACGATAATCAATTTTAGACAAATGTCATGTGTATACACCATTAATAAATTTTACTACTTTTTGTTATGAAAGTTGAGAACATAAGGGAACAGGTTATTCTATAacaaaaaaatggtgaaaagaGCGAACCTCAAAAATGGAGAACCTTTAATATGCTTCTGACCACACTTGTGCCATCTCCATATATCATTTGTGAGTTCCTCTTGCAACAATTCATAGGTAATCATTTTCGACTGACTTTTCCTGATTTCAAGTCAAAagtattaaaatcaaaattcttaACAGACACACATAAAATGTAATAGGGTGAGTGGTTACCTTGTTGTGGTTTGGATCGAAGGATTCCTCATGGGAAAAGTGACATTGGGATAAATGTTAGACCTTATATCAAGGTGTTTTTGTTGATCAATCAATTCTTGTGGTGTTGTAGTTATTGGTGGCATACACACTATTGTTGTTGGTGATGGAAGAAAAGAGCTTTGTTGGATAAATTGAGCTGGCTGAATGGGATGTAAGTACAACTCTTGGTTACCATTTTGGTTCATGATTTTGACTTGATCATTTGGTTTTTCCTGATGAGCAATTGGAAAATCTATAGAGAAAACTGTAGATAAGCCATTAAAATTAGTCATTTCAGAAGCTAAACGTATGTCAAAATAATTCGAAACATCATTTGGAGAAGTCTCCATGCCTAAGTTAGGAGCTACATCATTATTAG
Proteins encoded in this region:
- the LOC125861654 gene encoding probable WRKY transcription factor 27 is translated as MGEDDWDKSGVVKSCNINRPNNDVAPNLGMETSPNDVSNYFDIRLASEMTNFNGLSTVFSIDFPIAHQEKPNDQVKIMNQNGNQELYLHPIQPAQFIQQSSFLPSPTTIVCMPPITTTPQELIDQQKHLDIRSNIYPNVTFPMRNPSIQTTTRKSQSKMITYELLQEELTNDIWRWHKCGQKHIKGSPFLRNYYKCSTSKFCEAKKIIEKSPKGENLFLVSYSGEHNHNLPMNRRNLVGCNTSSKFKLPKGINIVPKASMLNASSSSSKCAKRSRAVASPIIPTMPTLEIRSKNKMADAAEKNRGDGKEEVNMNEDNMMDLKNSKELLLPPNMEENE